aaagcccttttactaaaaaaaaaaaaaatgtgtgtgtatgggggtggggggacccacacttctcttccagaacccagcaggaagggagggagggagccctAGCTGTACCTCGGAATCTAGAGACCTTGCAACGCCAGCTCTGTCCCTGTGTCCTGGAGACTTATTTATATTGAGGGGGTGCTTTTTGGGGAGACTTTTTGGTACTGCTCCGTCTGGGCATCCCCCCACATTCCCAGGGGCTCGTTTTGGGGCTCACAACCCCcgctccttcctccccacctccttAAGCACCCCCTTAAGCACTCCCgccccttcttcttccctccttctcccttccctcctccttggCCTCCAGCCTCTCCAGGCCAGCCCGGGCACCATGCTGCGGCTCCTtcgcctcctcctcctgctcctgctgCCTCCCCCGGGGTGCCCGGAGCCCCCCGGCCTGGCCTCCGTGTCCCCGGGGGCGCCCCTGCAGCCCCCCGACTTGCTCTACGCCGACGGGCTGCGCGCCTACGCGGCCGGGGCTTGGGCACCGGCCGTGGCTCTGCTGCGGGAGGCGCTGCGGGGCCGGGCCGCGCTGGGCCGCGCGCGGCGGGATTGCGGGGCGCGCTGTGCGACCGAAGCGGGCTCGGGGACCCTCCACACCCCGCACCCCGAGCCGGGGCGGGCTGCCTGGGAGCCGCTGCTCCTGCGTTCCGCGCTGCGCCGCGCCGAGTGCCTGACCCAATGCGGGGCGCAAAGGCTGGGCCCCGGGGGCGCGGCGCGGTTCCGCGTGGGCAGCTCGCTGCGGGCCGCTTTCCGCCGCCGGGAACCCTACAACTACCTGCAGAGAGCCTACTACCAGGTTGTGTGGGGTGCCCACGGGGACCCCGGGCCTTCCCCGCCCTGCTGCTCCACTCCCAAGCCTACCCGGAGACGTTGGGAGCCTGGAAATGGGGGGACAGGATAGGGTGCGGGGAGGTGTCCACGCGCGacgtgggtgtgtgtgggggaccCTGGACCGTTCGTGGGTCTCTGACGCAGACCCACGAGGAGCTGAGCAGCCCCTTTTCCCCCCCAGGAATGAAGGGGGGCTGGGTGGGGAGCCAGAGGAGGCCTGGCTGGGAGCTGAAGTTCAAAGTGGGAAGCCCCTGTCCACCCCAAGTTTGGGACAGCTGACTAAGGCAGCTTGGGGAAGGCTAGACAGGCCAGGAGTACAGGGGAGGGGGCAGTGGACACTGCGTGCTTGCATGTTCCTGGTCTTAAGTAGCTCCTGCCTACGTGGCTGCAAGATAAGGGTGGGGGGGGAAATGGATCACACCCCTTAACTCTGGGTTTTAGAGGTCTGTGGGTTCTTTGGAAGGCTCAGgtgtcccccacccacccactacTACTTTCCACATCACTTTCTCTAAGCTCTCTACAGCCCTGAAGTCTCTCTGTGCAGATCCCAACCACCCCCCAGTTTTCAGGTTCTCTCCTTAGTTTCCAAATAtgtattgggggctggagagatagcatggaagtaaggcgattgcctttcatgcagaaggatggtagttcgaatcccggcatcccatatggtcccccgtgcctgccaggggcgatttctgagcatagagccaggagtaaccctagagcgctgctgggcgtgactcaaaaaccaaaaaccaaaacaaaacaaaacaaaaaaacaaccaaaaaaaaaaaaaaccaaatatgtaTTGGGGAAAACAGGGGAAGAAGTCTAGAGGTTGGGAGGAGGGCAATTCTTTGAGAAGGTCCTCAGAGGGGCAGCCTCAGGTGGGAGACAGATGTTGACACCTTCTGGtcagttttgttttagggccacacccagcagccctaaggggttactcctggttctgcgctcagaaatcacttctggcaggctggggaaccatatgggatgctggggatcgaaccagggtcagcagagggcaaggcaaacgccctgcccactgtgctatctctggagAGGGGGGTGTCTTCCCTGTCAGGTGTCATGGACACCCCCTCCTTCCTGCCCCACAGCTGAAAAAATTGGACCTGGCGGTGGCCACAGCCCACACCTTCCTTGTAGCCAACCCCACGCACCTGCAGATGCGGGAGGACATGGCTAAGTACAGGCGGATGTCCGGGGTGCGACCCCAGAGCTTCCGGGACCTGGAGACTCCCTCCTACTGGGTGAGAACCCCCTGTACCCACTCTGTACCCCGGTCTGGCTTTTCAATCTGTGCCCCTGAGCGCTTCCTGAGTCTGGTCTTTTTTAGCTCGGTCAGCTCATTCAAAGGTTCtagggcaggagagaaagcacagagacagaggcacttgccttggtgctggagcaatagtacagaaaatagggtgtttgccttgcacgtagtcaaacagggtttgattcccagcagctggcatcccatatggtcccctttgtacCACCAGGAAATTTCCTGAATGGAGAGCCAAGGactaacctctgaacatcactgggtgtgacccaactccccccacagaaagttcaatccccagcaccccatatggttcccctgagcactgacaggactCCCCAACCTTCCCTTCCCTCGAAAAAACAACAAACCCGAAGTTGAAGTAAATAATATAGTAAGTAGGGTACTTATCTTGTACAGGGCCaattgggtttgacccccagcatcctatatgatcccctggccTCACCAGGGGTGATCCATGAGTAAgagtaagagtaagccctgagcacagctgaatgagATAATATTCCACCTTTCCTATGTACTTTTCTATGTactgtgtacttttttttttggtgggggggggtcacacccggcggcactcaggggttactcctggctgtctgctcagaaatagctcctggcaggcacgggggaccatatgggacaccgggattcgaaccaaccacctttggtcctgtatcggctgcttgcaaggcaaacgccgctgtgctatctctccgggcccgtgtacTTTCCATAGTATCCTGCCCTATGAGGTCCCCGGTGACCCACTCCTCACCTCCCCCCCACCACAGGCAGCCTATGACAAAGGCCTAGAGCTCTTAGAACGCCAGGAGACGAGCCTGGCACTGCCCTGGTTGGAGGAGGCCCTGCGAGAGAGCCTGGCAGAGATGGAGAGCTGCCGGGCTGGCTGTGAGGGGCCTGAAGAACAGCAGAAGGAGGACgatgaggaggagaaggcaggGACTGGCAGCCAGGGAGGCCTTTATGAGGCCATTGCTGGTATGTACTGGGGCTGGGTTGGAGGgataatacagcgggtagggcatttcatttgtttttatgtttttgggttacactggcagtgctcgggggttactcctggctctacactcagaaatcactcctggcaggctctgggggaccatatggataccaggatttgaaacactgtccttctgcatgcaaggcaaacaccctaccttcatgctatctctccggccccatagcgggtagggcattcatcttgcaagctgctgacccaggttcaatccccaacattccatatgcttcctctgagcactgccagaagtgattcctgagtacagagccaggagtaagtagagaaagccctgagcaccgatgggtatagcccaaaagccagaagaaaaagataaagagctGGGCTGTGGGGGACTTGGTGAGGGATAGGGTACAAGACTGAGAGGTACACATCCTCCACCCCTTCCCCTCACAGGGCACTGGATTCGGGTCCTGCAGTGCCGACAGCGCTGCGTGGAGGACACAGCCACGAGGCCCGGTCGCAATTTCCCTGTCCCAGATTTCCTTCCCAGCCAGCTGCAGCGGCTGCATGAGGCCTATGCACAAGGTCAGTGGGTGCATCTGGGTGATCCCTGAGGGTGAGCTGGGCTGAGAATGCTGGAGATGGCGCGGAGAGAGACAAAATATGTATCTCTGGTGACATCCTGGAGTGAGTGCACTGaatcagtgctcaaggcttactcctggctctgtgctcagggatcactcttagcaggactggctcaggtaaccatatggggtgcctgggattgaactttgTGTGTGATTTACAGTGTGTAAGGCTAACAcactgctcactgtactattgctctggcccttgctaACTTGCTTTCCTTGGGCACCATCCTGAGAAGCTTTGGAGATGAGTCCAGGGCTCCCTCAGTCCTGTCTGCCTTTTGCctacccttcttttctttttatttcttttttttttggggggggtgttgggtcacacccaacagcactcaagagttactcctggctctgtgctctgagatagctcctggcaggctccgggaccatatggtatgccgggattcgaactaccatccttctgcatacaaggcaaacaccctacctccatgttatctctctggcccctacccttattttcttattttgtcttcCTTATCACACTCTGGCTGAGTAGTAAGGCAGGTTGAAGTGGGCTTTGGAAAGAAGCCTTGGATGAGCAGAGAAAATGGGGTCTTCAGAGTTTTCTGGACCCTGGGAGGCCTCCCGCTCTGTCCCTCATCTCTTCTGCTTTTGCTCCAGGGTCACTGACATTCTTACCCAAACCTCCTTGTTTTCTCTCTGCAGTGGGGAACCTGTCTCAGGCTGTAGAAAATGTCCTAAGTTTCCTGCTCTTCTATCCAGAGGATGAGGCAGCCAAAAAAGCCTTGGACCACTACCAGGCCCAGCTAGGAGAGCCAAGACCCGACCTCGGGTCCAGAGAGGTACCCCATGCAACCTATCCTGGGAGGGAGCCCTGGATCAAACAGCTCCCCCAAATTCCTGTACTGAAGGCCAAAGAAATGGCacagtgtgggggggggggctgagtgatggtgcagcagtagagtatttgccttgcttgcggctgacctaggacggactgtggttcaattcccagcatcccatatgtttctccaagccaggagcaatttctgagcacatacccaggagtaacacctgagcatctccgagtatggtccaaaatggagagagagagagagagagagagagagagagagagagagagagagagagagagagagagagagagagagagagagagagagagaaatagcacaacagggggggtgtttgccttgcatgcagctgatccaggacagatggtggttcgaaccccagcatcccatatggtccctcatgcttgccaggagcaaattctgagcaaagagtcaggagtaaaccctgagcgccaccaggtgtgacccaaaaaccaaaaaattaaagaaagagagaaaagaaaagaaatagcacagtgtgtcACATACTtatctgcatgcagctgacccaggtttgatcccccagcatcccatatggtccaccgagtcctctcaggagtaatccttgagcacaaaattAGTCAGCCCTAAGCATCGACAGGTGTGttctcccccaaaaaagtttctGGACTCTGACAGTCCCCCTTTCTGCTCCACACACACAAAGGTGACCCCAAGTCCAGCGTCTGCCCTTTTCTCTCAGCCCCTTGCTCCCCCACTGTCCTTCCAggccacagctccagcccagcCCACTTCCCTTAAACTCACCCCACATACCCCTAGCCTGATATAAATAGACACAGTCACTCATgcatattcacacacacatgctcaaTATATACTTAGACATCATCACCGATATACAGtctcatataaatttttaaaaatcattttattttaggggcccaAAAGAGAGTAGTttattgggcacttgccttgcatgcggttgtcctgggtttgattctcagccctgccaggagtgctctcagagtgtagagccaggagtaaattctgagtactgctgggagtaGCCATCCAAaggttattttatttggggggtgttaGGGGGGCCATtccatactcaggagttacttttgccTCCgtggtcaggagtgacccctgtggtGCTCTGGAGGGAATGCACTGTGGTTCTGGGGTCAGCAGGATGCTAGGCAAGTACTTTAAccatgtgctatttctctagttcCTTATacagatgtttttgtttgtttgggggccacacttggcagtgttcaggggttactcctggatctgtggcTCTGCgcttggaaattactcctggcaggcttaggagcccatatgggatgccaggatcaaacccaggttggccgcttgcaagataaacaccctcccctctgtactatcgctccagccccccatatatatatatatatatatatatatatatatatatatatatatatatatttatactcacACAAACTAACACACTTGTGCACTCCTATTACACACACAGCTACATATTCTCATGAACTGGCACACACGCTCAGACATATTCACACTTATActctgtttgttttgggcacaCCTAGTGATAGTCAGGGGTTACCCAAGACATACTCAGGCTCtagattcagggatcactcctggtgggcttggggtaccatatgggatgctggggaacaaatccGAGttagctacgtgcaagacaagtgccctacccactatgttatctgACCCCAACACACTCCTATGTCAAACACTCACCAACCATACTTCAATCAAatacatacagacttcacaaataCTCACATGTCCTCGCACTCACATGAACTCTCAGCCTCTCACCCACATGAACTTTCATACATATGCCCATCCTAGCACCTTcattcacacattcacacatagtACATTTACACACTTGCGTTTCCCCCCCTCACTTAGATAGAGCATGCCAGTGTAGGAAGAAGAGCAGCACACAGATCCAGCGAGGAGGGCCCCTAGAGCCAGAGCCACCCCACTTCTTGCCTCCCCCTCTTTTTGTTGCTCTACCCCCAGGAGATCCAGCTCTTCATCCTGCGGTCCCTAGGGGAGAAGAGGCAGCTTTTTTATGCAGCGGAGCACCTGGGGACGAGCTTCAAAGATCCTGTAAGTGAGCTGCTTCTCCATCCACTCCagtaaccccccaaaatatataggggccagagtaatagtagagtggtaaggcatttgccttgcgtgcagccaaactgagtttgatctccagcatgccatatggtcccccgagtctgccaggagcgatttctgagcgtggagctaggagtgactcctgagcactgccggtgtgactcaaaaaccaaatatatatatatatatatatatatatatatatatatacatatatatgttttttattttattttatttttatttattcatatacatatatgtatatgaatgtgGCTCGCCctaaacatataaaacaaaatcatgcaaCATAATTATTGCATTACCATTATTCCAGAGTGGACCCCAGTTCTTGTGCCTGCCCCCACCTTCACTCACCCACCTCTGCCCCTGCCAGGAGAGCTGGAACCCCAGCTGTGCTACTTTCATGTCTGAAATCAGGGATCTGAGTTGGTCTTGATGGGTGATGCTACTTCCCCCACTCCCCAGGACCCCTGGACCCCAGCAACTCTCATCCCTGAGGCCCTCCGAGAAAAGCTCAGGTAAGAGCTTCCCTGTGAAAGTggggggccctggggggaggcagGGAAAGTAATGGGGCCTGGATCATCCCGTGCACCCTCTGAGCGTGTCTCTTGCCCCTGAGAGAGGATCAGGAGAAGAGGCCTTGGGACCACGAGCCCCCCCAGTCCAAGCCCTTGGCACACTGGAAGGGTAAATCCTTGGGGGATCAGCGGGGGCAGGAGCCTGGGGGCTCGGGGCTGCCATTCCTGTCCGGCCTTCTGTCGAGGAGTCCAAACCCTTGCCCTGTACCTTCTCCGCAGATGTTCTCCTCCTGGAGGGGGTGACCTTGACCCAGGATGCAAGACAGCTGAACGGGACGGAACGGGTGGTGCTGGATGGGCTGCTCACACCAGCTGAATGCGGGGAACTGTTGCAGCTGGCCGAGGTAGGAAAACCCAGGATGGTGGCACAGCCAGACACAAGGACAATTCCCCAACCCACATCCCACCTCCTGTGCTGCCCTGATTTCCGTCTTCTGATGAGGTCCGTGTCCTCAACCAGGCCTTTGCCAAAAATGGAAAAGCAGAACAAGGCAAAAATAAGAGGCCTAAGAAaaaggtgaggggccagagcggtggcactagaggtaaggcatctgccttgcaagagctagcctaggatggaccacagttcgatgccccagtatcccatatggtcccctcaagccaagagcgatttctgagcatatagccaggagtaacctctgagcttcaaatgggtgtggcccccaaaacaaaaacaaagaaaaaggaaaaaggagatgtgggaccggagtgatagcacagtagtagggtgtttgtcttgcacatggctgatccaggaaggaccttgattcgatcccatatgatcccctgagccaggggcatttctgagcatatagccaggagggacccctgagcatcaccgagggtggcccaaatagaaaaaaaagaggtGAGGAGAGGTTGGATCAATAGCAAGggggaaggtgcttgtcttgcaagtatTGGACCTGAGTTTGTtctccagcacccaatatggtcccctgaccataaTAGGAAagattcctaagagcagagctaagtcctgagcactaccaggtatggcctaaaaacagaagaaaaagaaaaagataatggaGAGTTTGGGTTTGGGGTGCTATGGTTCCCCCAGGTTTCTGTCTCCCTTCTAGTTTGGGGACAGTGACTCATGTTCAAAGCCTGAGCCTGCCCGTCTGGAAGCCTTCAGCCTTTCCTCTGAGGTTAGTTTGTGCTCAAGGCTAGCATTCACCCCTCACACACCTTCCCCAGGATCTTCAGAGACTGAAACCCCTGTTTCTAGTGACAGGTTGATACTCTCAGACTCAGCCTTCAGAGGTGTACTGTTTGGTGAGGCTGAGACATAATTAGTGCAGGTGGGACATTTGATAAAAGAAGCCTGGTACCTTCAGATAGCTACAATGACATGCAAAGTCATGGGTGACATGGACGCGTTCCAGGCTGAGCCAACCAGGCAGCAAAGGGAAGGAAGTTCTTAGACGGGGATACTAGAGTTTTCTAGACAGCGCAGGGGAAATGCAGCCCCCGTGAGGACGATGGGACTTTGGGCTATGCCCTGAGCATCCAGAAACCCTAATGCCTCGCCTCTAGTGGGTCTGAGGATTGTCCTAAGGATTGAGCTAGTGTGCTAGGAAGTATTTAGACACTATCAAACATGATCaggggcttgggggccagagtgttagcacattGGGTAGGTCTGCTTTGTAcagagccaacccagattcaatccccagcatctcatatgctctcccctagcccgccaggagtaatttctgagcacagagcccagagtagccactgggtgtgaccaaaaagcgaacaaacaaaaaacgtgatcagggactggagccctGGTGTAAGCGATAAAGCATctccttacctgtgctagcctaggacggattgtggttcgatccgctggcgtcacatatggtcccccaagccaggagctgagagcatagccaggagtaacccctgagcatcaccgggttgtggcccaaaaaccaaaaagaaaaaaaaaatgtgatcagggactggctggagtgatggcacagtgaggagggctcttgccttgcccatggccaacccagttttgatccctggcactatcaagagtgatccctgagcacttctgtgtggcaccaaaacaaaactaaacagacaaaggattaggggctggagtataGGGGCTAAGGCTCTTACCGTGCTTATagtggaccctggtttgataccttgagcaccaccaagagtaactgctgaggctggagagatagcatggaggtaaagtgtttgccttgcatgcagaaggtcggtggttcgaatcccggcatcccatatgaccccgagcctgccaggagcgatttctgagcatagagccaggagtaacccctgagcaccactggatgttactcaaaaaccaaaaaaaaaaaaaaaaaaaaaaggagtaactgctgagcatggacctaggagtagcccctgcctACTGCCCAAAATctcccatttgaaaaaaaaagttcttgttgtttgcaattatttatttatcatcaGCCTTTATATTAGCCAGGGGTTAGGGAGGGAAGGACAAGGGCAAGAACTCAAGGCAGATAGTATGAAAAGATGGTGAATTATTTATCCTGCCAAGGAATGGGATCTTAAATTCATTCCTTTGTTCTTTTGGAGAAccttatgtagtgccagggatcgaacctgggtcgatcCAGGAGCCAGGATCTTACTGCAGGCCACTAGTGATCTGCTTGGCTGGATTTGAGGAGTGGGCAGCGCCTCAGTGGACACTAGCCCCAGAAATCCAGGAGCCCCCTCGTGGTCAAGTGGAGAATGCaatggaaaagaaaggagggagaatgCCAAGGGAGGTGCCTGGGCTGGTGACTCAACAGTGCTGCTGCCTTAACTTGGCTCCTTTTTTCGAGGGAATGACACATGAGAAATGTTAGACTTTTTAGATTATCTAAAACTTccaattttagaaaaatagaagagggacCAGAAGgatggtatagtgggtagggtgattgccttgcacatagctgacccaggttctatccccagcatcctatatggtcccctaagcctgccaggagtgattcctcagtgaagagccaggaataagcccgggtgtgtctca
The Suncus etruscus isolate mSunEtr1 chromosome 4, mSunEtr1.pri.cur, whole genome shotgun sequence genome window above contains:
- the P3H3 gene encoding prolyl 3-hydroxylase 3, with the translated sequence MLRLLRLLLLLLLPPPGCPEPPGLASVSPGAPLQPPDLLYADGLRAYAAGAWAPAVALLREALRGRAALGRARRDCGARCATEAGSGTLHTPHPEPGRAAWEPLLLRSALRRAECLTQCGAQRLGPGGAARFRVGSSLRAAFRRREPYNYLQRAYYQLKKLDLAVATAHTFLVANPTHLQMREDMAKYRRMSGVRPQSFRDLETPSYWAAYDKGLELLERQETSLALPWLEEALRESLAEMESCRAGCEGPEEQQKEDDEEEKAGTGSQGGLYEAIAGHWIRVLQCRQRCVEDTATRPGRNFPVPDFLPSQLQRLHEAYAQVGNLSQAVENVLSFLLFYPEDEAAKKALDHYQAQLGEPRPDLGSREEIQLFILRSLGEKRQLFYAAEHLGTSFKDPDPWTPATLIPEALREKLREDQEKRPWDHEPPQSKPLAHWKDVLLLEGVTLTQDARQLNGTERVVLDGLLTPAECGELLQLAEDAAGAGVQGRRSPHTPHERFQGLTVLKAAKLAQAGTVRGQGARLLLEASERVRTVTQAYFSPERPLHLSFTHLVCRSAIEGEQSQRMDLSHPVHADNCVLDPDTGECWQEPPAYTYRDYSGLLYLNDDFQGGNLFFTERDALTVKAQVHPRCGRLVAFSSGGENPHGVWAVTRGRRCALALWHTWAPEYREQEWTEAQELLKESEEEVSEEEEEEKASRDPSPEPPSRRLPQTHDKAGKLRRVREEL